The Oreochromis niloticus isolate F11D_XX linkage group LG15, O_niloticus_UMD_NMBU, whole genome shotgun sequence genome includes a region encoding these proteins:
- the LOC100705810 gene encoding uncharacterized protein LOC100705810 isoform X2: MLKSIGQTDVTSATECDYLLVFCPVVSRVGTDIGEALHNITPGKPVILVVMHHTFNPHHVVAESRRQVDNPNVHLTVDCLFHEGRLLNCNLNDTMSSDIKRFFGSESPAPALIHNLMSLWQRIPSFFLGFFIWKIFGLCCSSIWNLFVCLGSPIWKKIRPCLNPLVHMAGLIVSLLMAVVTSFSSKIWKRNKSGK; the protein is encoded by the exons ATGCTCAAAAGTATTGGACAAACAGACGTGACCTCTGCAACGGAATGTGACTACCTTCTAGTCTTCTGTCCTGTTGTTTCACGAGTTGGAACGGACATCGGCGAGGCCCTGCACAACATAACTC CTGGCAAACCAGTAATACTGGTAGTGATGCATCACACCTTCAATCCTCACCATGTTGTAGCTGAAAGCCGGAGGCAGGTGGACAACCCAAATGTCCACCTAACTGTGGACTGTCTGTTTCATGAAGGCCGTCTCCTCAATTGCAACCTCAATGATACCATGTCGAGTGACATCAAAAGATTTTTTGGTTCTGAATCCCCAGCTCCAGCCTTAATTCACAACTTGATGTCTTTGTGGCAACGCATCCCAAGTTTCT ttttaggTTTCTTCATCTGGAAAATATTTGGACTTT gtTGCTCCAGTATTTGGAATTTATTCGTGT GTTTAGGTAGCCCCATCTGGAAAAAAATCAGACCTT GCTTGAATCCTCTGGTACATATGGCTGGATTGATTGTTTCTTTGCTGATGGCAGTTGTGACATCATTCAGCTCCAAAATATGGAAGAGAAATAAAAGCGGGAAATGA
- the LOC100705810 gene encoding uncharacterized protein LOC100705810 isoform X1: MAQTHESWKKFFVWEAGKTNGAQLPVVQMLKSIGQTDVTSATECDYLLVFCPVVSRVGTDIGEALHNITPGKPVILVVMHHTFNPHHVVAESRRQVDNPNVHLTVDCLFHEGRLLNCNLNDTMSSDIKRFFGSESPAPALIHNLMSLWQRIPSFFLGFFIWKIFGLCCSSIWNLFVCLGSPIWKKIRPCLNPLVHMAGLIVSLLMAVVTSFSSKIWKRNKSGK; encoded by the exons ATGGCACAAACACATG aGTCATGGAAAAAATTCTTTGTGTGGGaagcaggaaaaacaaatgGGGCCCAACTTCCAGTTGTTCAAATGCTCAAAAGTATTGGACAAACAGACGTGACCTCTGCAACGGAATGTGACTACCTTCTAGTCTTCTGTCCTGTTGTTTCACGAGTTGGAACGGACATCGGCGAGGCCCTGCACAACATAACTC CTGGCAAACCAGTAATACTGGTAGTGATGCATCACACCTTCAATCCTCACCATGTTGTAGCTGAAAGCCGGAGGCAGGTGGACAACCCAAATGTCCACCTAACTGTGGACTGTCTGTTTCATGAAGGCCGTCTCCTCAATTGCAACCTCAATGATACCATGTCGAGTGACATCAAAAGATTTTTTGGTTCTGAATCCCCAGCTCCAGCCTTAATTCACAACTTGATGTCTTTGTGGCAACGCATCCCAAGTTTCT ttttaggTTTCTTCATCTGGAAAATATTTGGACTTT gtTGCTCCAGTATTTGGAATTTATTCGTGT GTTTAGGTAGCCCCATCTGGAAAAAAATCAGACCTT GCTTGAATCCTCTGGTACATATGGCTGGATTGATTGTTTCTTTGCTGATGGCAGTTGTGACATCATTCAGCTCCAAAATATGGAAGAGAAATAAAAGCGGGAAATGA
- the LOC100703668 gene encoding uncharacterized protein LOC100703668 isoform X3: MNWNNACLQIAASCDTKSTCFLTDPLQIKSESTGIDKHSLFFSVVKNMSDTRDYQRLLDQEEVEQVSWETFHVWLTGRTNEAHYPIIEMLKRIGQTQVNSPEECDYLLVFCPIVSRVGTDIEEALNNLPCSKPVILVVMHHTFNPHSVVSESKRQVNNPNVHLTVDCLFYEDKLLNCKLNDNIEKTLLKLFKLSVYQMILWCKYDSLDVMLRHFFKLMKTFWFKFHQPYNVISVDILNSFLLNNSIFLYCLFDLRLFLLVSRVNKIASSVVMSIRNKTMYKHG, translated from the exons ATGAACTGGAATAACGCCTGTCTTCAGATAGCAGCATCATGTGACACTAAAAGTACCTGTTTTCTGACTGACCCTTTGCAAATCAAAAGTGAAAGTACTGGAATAGACAAGCATTCATTGTTTTTCAGTGTGGTGAAGAATATGTCAGACACAAGAGATTACCAAAGGTTATT AGACCAGGAAGAAGTAGAGCAag TTTCATGGGAAACATTCCATGTCTGGTTGACGGGAAGAACAAATGAGGCTCATTATCCCATTATTGAAATGCTCAAAAGAATTGGTCAAACTCAGGTGAATTCTCCAGAAGAATGTGACTATCTTCTGGTTTTCTGTCCTATTGTTTCACGAGTTGGAACAGACATCGAAGAGGCCCTGAACAACCTGCCTT GTAGTAAACCAGTGATTCTGGTGGTGATGCATCATACTTTCAATCCTCATTCTGTTGTATCTGAAAGTAAGAGACAGGTGAACAACCCAAACGTTCATCTCACTGTGGACTGTCTGTTTTATGAGGACAAACTCCTGAACTGCAAACTCAATGATAACATAGAAAAAACACTCCTCaagctttttaaactttcagttTATCAG ATGATTTTGTGGTGTAAGTATGACAGTCTTGATGTTATGTTAcgccatttttttaaactgatgaAAACCTTCTGGTTCAAATTTCACCAGCCATATAATGTTATTTCAGTGGACATTTTGAACTCTTTCCTTCTAAACAATAGTATATTTCTCTACTGTCTATTTGATCTTAGATTATTTTTACTGGTTTCCAGAGTCAACAAAATTGCATCTAGTGTTGTAATGTCCATCAGAAATAAAACCATGTATAAACATGGTTAA